Proteins encoded together in one Fibrobacter sp. UWR2 window:
- a CDS encoding murein hydrolase activator EnvC has protein sequence MRLLVALLCLLVGVSLAAPKKTDAQIKEQRTALKKLESDLAKKREELALIETEEKGVLNTLSLLDQNLNQTRIYITELSKNEALVQKAVEQLSRDIDSLDQKIAVRKEAMKKRVRKLYVNGRYSDAEVLYQLLTQKGNPERQAYWVHHVLNEDRIQVETLTSMVQERDEKKRSEEEHLAELNRLRTKKASEEKGLVNQVGSQEKMLLSLKHDKAMQQRALQEFERNQKVMQKLIEKLEEKRKKEIEAARKAEEKRKAEAARKKKQKEKEKEKKVVEKPKKTIAGSVKGPKCMPLEGEVISNYGLQEHPVLHIATRNLGVEIRGKRGQSIRAAAAGTVAMVAEIDGRGPSVIIEHEGGTYSVYGHLRSIRVQEGKEVRNCEEIGEVGDIASLNGIKLYFQVSEGTQTVDPLQWLKSK, from the coding sequence ATGCGTTTGCTTGTCGCCCTGCTCTGCCTGCTTGTCGGTGTTTCGCTTGCCGCCCCCAAAAAGACGGATGCGCAAATCAAGGAACAGCGTACCGCCCTCAAGAAACTGGAATCGGACCTCGCCAAAAAGCGCGAGGAACTGGCCCTCATCGAGACCGAGGAGAAGGGCGTGCTCAACACGCTTTCGCTCTTGGACCAGAACCTGAACCAGACCCGCATATACATTACCGAACTCTCGAAGAACGAGGCACTAGTGCAGAAGGCCGTGGAACAGCTTTCGCGCGATATCGACTCGCTTGACCAGAAGATTGCCGTGCGCAAGGAGGCGATGAAGAAGAGAGTCCGCAAGCTTTACGTGAACGGGCGCTACAGCGATGCAGAGGTCCTGTATCAGCTGCTTACGCAGAAGGGGAACCCCGAACGCCAGGCCTACTGGGTGCACCATGTGCTGAACGAGGACCGCATACAGGTGGAAACTCTCACCTCGATGGTGCAGGAGCGCGACGAGAAGAAGCGCAGCGAAGAGGAACACCTTGCGGAACTGAACCGCCTGCGCACAAAGAAGGCGAGCGAGGAGAAGGGACTGGTGAACCAGGTGGGTAGCCAGGAAAAGATGCTCCTTTCGCTCAAGCACGACAAGGCGATGCAGCAGAGGGCGTTGCAGGAATTCGAACGCAACCAGAAGGTGATGCAGAAACTTATCGAGAAGCTCGAGGAAAAGCGCAAGAAGGAAATCGAGGCCGCACGCAAGGCCGAAGAAAAGCGCAAGGCGGAAGCCGCCCGCAAGAAGAAGCAGAAAGAGAAGGAAAAAGAGAAGAAGGTCGTGGAGAAGCCGAAGAAGACGATTGCAGGTTCGGTCAAGGGCCCGAAGTGCATGCCGCTCGAAGGCGAGGTCATCAGCAACTACGGCCTGCAGGAACACCCCGTGCTGCATATCGCCACGAGGAACCTCGGCGTGGAAATTCGCGGAAAGCGTGGCCAGTCCATTCGTGCCGCGGCCGCGGGTACGGTCGCGATGGTCGCCGAGATTGATGGTCGCGGACCCTCGGTGATTATCGAGCACGAGGGCGGAACGTACTCCGTGTACGGGCATCTGCGTTCCATTCGCGTGCAGGAAGGCAAAGAAGTACGTAATTGCGAAGAAATTGGCGAAGTGGGCGATATCGCGAGCCTAAATGGAATTAAATTGTACTTTCAAGTTAGCGAGGGCACCCAGACGGTGGACCCGCTTCAGTGGTTGAAGAGTAAATGA
- a CDS encoding DNA polymerase III subunit delta', whose product MINYRLNGPVSQERQRIRVMAALRENRFPQAILIDGPGGIGKKALAMEIAKALQCTDANERPCGHCFGCKMAADPGVTDNWLFPMESKEVQARSADNVSAGSKAKTIQDIKQEYIEQIIANPYRTDIFSAAGEISVSLIRSMTGSFAMKGDRVRVVIVAEADRMNDSAANAFLKTLEDVPPDTYFILTVSSRDRLLQTIRSRCLALHLLSLSDAEVRQETLRMLGPDADEESVSADVIGLAEGSPGKALYYVDHAQAQCRLAADFVVHSLRNEYAELFDRLEDESLGEVAEANGFLEVLSFLISDIMRKESGAPLRLPDTMAQLDMDAFPRIDATALEIALATVQETISRIASRRTSPMVCLQSLAIKLFEGSK is encoded by the coding sequence ATGATTAACTATCGGCTAAATGGTCCCGTGTCCCAGGAACGCCAGCGTATCCGCGTGATGGCGGCGCTCCGCGAGAACCGATTCCCGCAGGCTATCCTCATCGATGGCCCGGGGGGCATTGGCAAGAAGGCCTTGGCCATGGAAATCGCGAAGGCCCTGCAGTGTACCGACGCAAACGAGCGCCCCTGCGGGCACTGCTTTGGCTGCAAGATGGCCGCCGACCCGGGCGTGACCGACAACTGGCTGTTCCCGATGGAATCCAAGGAAGTGCAGGCCAGGAGCGCCGACAACGTCTCTGCGGGCAGCAAGGCGAAGACAATCCAGGATATCAAGCAGGAATATATCGAGCAGATTATCGCGAATCCCTACCGCACGGATATCTTCAGCGCGGCAGGCGAGATTTCCGTGAGCCTCATCCGCTCGATGACGGGTTCGTTCGCCATGAAGGGTGACCGCGTGCGCGTGGTCATCGTGGCCGAGGCCGACCGCATGAACGATTCCGCCGCGAACGCCTTCCTGAAGACACTCGAGGATGTCCCGCCCGATACGTACTTCATTTTGACCGTCTCTTCGCGCGACCGCCTGCTGCAGACGATACGCTCGCGCTGCCTCGCCCTGCACCTGCTCTCGCTGAGCGATGCGGAGGTCCGCCAGGAGACCCTGCGCATGCTCGGGCCCGACGCCGACGAGGAAAGTGTTTCTGCCGACGTGATCGGGCTTGCGGAAGGTTCGCCGGGAAAGGCGCTCTACTATGTGGACCACGCCCAGGCGCAATGCAGGCTTGCCGCGGACTTTGTCGTGCATAGCCTCAGGAACGAATACGCCGAACTCTTCGACAGGCTCGAGGACGAGTCCCTCGGGGAGGTCGCCGAGGCGAACGGGTTCCTGGAGGTCCTCTCGTTCCTCATTTCCGATATCATGCGCAAGGAATCGGGCGCACCGCTTAGGCTCCCGGATACCATGGCGCAGCTGGATATGGACGCCTTCCCGCGTATCGATGCCACTGCACTCGAAATCGCGCTTGCGACCGTGCAGGAAACGATATCGAGGATTGCGAGCCGCCGCACATCGCCGATGGTGTGCCTGCAGTCGCTCGCGATAAAACTTTTCGAGGGTTCCAAGTAA